Within Dysosmobacter sp. Marseille-Q4140, the genomic segment CGAGCGGTATTTTATTGAATTTCAGATCAAGCATGATGAACAAAGAGACCGGCCGAACAAAGGCGATTCCTGGACGGACGAAGAACTGCGGGTCGTTTTGATGGACGCGCCGACAAAGAGCAACTGTATCAAGTATGCCAAGATCTTCGGAAGAGGATATGGAAGCATCGAGCAGATTTACCGCTGGGCATCGACTGATGACCGGACGGTAAAGGAAAAACGACCAGACGATGCATTTGTTGCACATGTCAAACAGATCGCGAAAGAACTGGGCTGGAGAGCATAGTTGTGCGCAGGTGGAACCGCATACCATCGTGAGGAGGGCGTCATGAACAATCAGAAATATCAAAGAGAGCCAAAAGAAGACCGGCCGGTCATTGCCATCTGCTATGATTTTGACAAGACCCTGACGCCCGACGATATGCAGGCCCAGGGATATATCCAGTCTGTGGGGTACGATGTCGGGGATTTCTGGGTGGAGTCCAACGGCCTCGCGGAGTGCAATGACATGGATCAAAACCTTGCGTATATGTATAAAATGATCGAAAAAGCCCAGGGCCGCGTTCTCTTTACAAAAGATACTTTAGCAGAATACGGGGCCAAGGTAAGTCTGTTTCCCGGTGTGGAAGGGTGGTTTGAGCGGATTCGCAGATATGGTGAGGAGCACGGCGTCATTGTGGAGCATTATATTATCTCCTCCGGGCTCAAAGAGATGATCGAGGGCACGGCGGTGGCAAAGAACGGCGCGTTTAAGAAAATCTACGCCAGTTCCTTTTACTACGATGGCTATGGCGTGGCAAAATGGCCTGCGCAGGTGGTCAATTATACCAACAAAACCCAGTTCCTGTTCCGAATTGAAAAAGGCGTTCTTGATATTAATGATCCTGGGGTGAATGAGTCTTTTTCCCCGGAGGAGATGAGGGTGCCCTTCCGCAACATGATCTACATTGGGGACAGCGATACCGATATTCCGTGTATGAAGTTGGTGACGACCTATGGAGGGCACTCCATTGGCGTATACAATGCGGAGACAGGCGATAAGGCCAAGGTTTACAAGATGATGCGGGACGGAAGAGTGCGGTACTACGCGCCCGCAGACTACTCCGAGGGGACGGAACTTGACACGCTGGTGAAGGCGATCATTGACCGCACAGTGACCAACGAGGCATTGGAATCCATCTATTATAAGTGCAGGCGTGAGTGCATCCAGGCTGATCGGCAGAGCAGCGAGGAAGAGCGGCGAAAAGTCGATCTGTTGATTGCGCTGGAGAACAGCCGCAGTTTTGCTACCACGCATTCTGTCATTGCGGAATTAAAAAACATTGACCAGTGGAATCCTGACGAACGGGAAGCACTGTTTGAGATCGCTGTTAACAACAGTCAGGTGTTCTATATCCTTCAGGATACCGACGTGAAGGCTTTTTACAAAAGCCTCGCGAGATCCGTGAAGGTACTGTCCCCCAATGCGCAGAGGGTAATAGACGCAATGGAAGCTGGAGAATCATGAGGTGATATCATGACCAACTTTGATTTTCTCCTCTCCGACCCACAATTCACCGCTTTCGGGGAGATGGCTGTCGCGGCGGAGCGGATCTATCATATCGACCCGGCGGCCTGTGTGCTGAACTGCCGCCGGGCGATGGAGTTTGCCGTTAAATGGATGTACTCCGTAGACGGTGGGTTGGTCATGCCCTACGACGACCGGTTGGCCAGCCTCATGGACACTGAGGACTTCCGGGCCATCGTGGACCGGGACCTGTGGCAGCGCCTCAAGTACATCCGCCAGACGGGCAACGCCGCCGCCCACACCGGGAAGAAAATCACCTCCGCCCAGGCCAGGCTGTGTCTGGAAAACCTCTGGTACTTTATGGACTTCATCGCCTGCTGCTACGGCACGACTTATACCGCCGGTGCCTTTGACCCGGCGTTGCTGGAGCAGCAGACCGCCGCCCCGGCTCCCGCTCCCGTGCCTGAGGTGGACCTGGCCGCTCTCATGGCAGAAAATGAAGCTCTCCGGGCAGAACTTACGGCCCGCCGGGAGGCCCAGCAGTCCGGCTACATCCCCAAGCCCCTGGACCTCTCCGAGTACAAGACCCGCAAGCTGTACATCGACGCCATGCTCACCGACGCGGGATGGACGGAGGGAAAAGACTGGATCAACGAGGTGGAACTGCCCGGTATGCCCAACAAGAGCGAGGTGGGCTATGCCGACTATGTGCTCTACGACGACGCCCACCGTCCCCTGGCCGTTATCGAGGCCAAGCGCACCTGCGTGGACCCGGCCAAGGGCCGTCAGCAGGCCAGGCTGTACGCCGACCTGCTGGAGCAGAAATACGGACGCCGCCCGGTGATCTTCCTTACCAACGGCTTTGACACCCGCCTGGACGACGGAGCCTACCCCGAGCGCCGGGTGGCCGCCTTCTACTCCAAGCGGGACCTGGAGAAACTCTTCAATCTCCGGGCCATGCGGACAAGCCTCAAGTACATCCAGGTCAATCGGGATATTGCGGGCCGCTACTACCAGGAGGGGGCAATTAAAGCCCCTTGTCAGGCTTTGGCCCAGAACCGCCGGAAGGCCCTGCTGGTCATGGCCACCGGCTCCGGAAAGACCCGGACGGTCATTGCCCTGGTAGACGTGCTGCTCCAGCACGGCTGGGTGAAAAACGTCCTCTTCCTGGCGGACCGCAACTCTCTGGTCACCCAGGCCAAGCGCAGCTTTGTGAACCTGCTGCCCGACCTGTCAGTAACCAACCTGTGCGAGGAGAAGGACAATTACACCGCCCACTGCGTCTTTTCCACCTATCAGACCATGATGAACTGCATCGACTCGGTGGAGGACGGGGAGGGGAAGCTGTTCACCGTGGGCCACTTTGATCTGGTGATCTGCGACGAGGCCCACCGCTCCATCTACAACAAGTACCGGGATATCTTCAACTACTTCGACGCGCCCCTGGTGGGCCTCACTGCCACGCCCAAGGACGAGATCGACAAGAATACTTACGAGGTCTTTGAGCTGGAGAGCGGCGTGCCCACCTACGGCTACGAACTGGCCCAGGCGGTGAAGGACGGCTTCCTGGTGGACTTCCTCACCGTGGAGAGCAAGCTGAAATTCCTGGAGGAGGGCATCTCCTACGATGACCTGCCGGAAGAGGAAAAAGCTGTATACGAAAATACCTTTACAGATGAGAACGGGGAACTGCCGGAGCGGATCGAGTCCTCTGCCCTCAACGAGTGGCTGTTCAACGAGGACACCATCCGTCTGGCATTGAACCTGCTGATGACCAATGGGCTGAAGATCGAGTACGGGGAGAAGCTGGGCAAGACCATCATCTTCGCCAAGAACCACCGCCATGCCGAGAAGATCCTGGAGGTGTTCGGCAAGGAGTACCCCCATCTGCCCGGCTATGCCAAGGTCATTGATAACTACATGACCTACGCCCAGAGTGCCATCGACGAGTTCTCCGACCCCAAGAAGCTGCCCCAGATCGCCATCTCCGTGGACATGCTGGACACCGGCATCGATGTGCCCGAGGTGCTGAATCTGGTGTTCTTCAAGAAAGTCATGAGCAAGGCGAAGTTCTGGCAGATGATTGGCAGGGGCACCCGGCTGTGTCCTGGGCTGATCGATGGAGAGGACAAGAACAAGTTCTACATCTTCGACCTGTGCGGAAACTTTGAGTTCTTCCGCATGAACAAAGGCAAGGCCAGCGCCAACCAGATGGCCCTGCAAAGCGCCATCTTTTATCTGAAAGCCCAGATCGTCTATAAGTTCCAGGACCTGGCCTATCAGACGCAGGAGCTGATCCCCTTCCGGGAAAAACTGGTGAGCGAGATGCTTGTCAAGGTACAGGAGCTGGACCGGGAGAACTTCGCTGTGCGGCAGCACCTGCGGTACGTGGAGAAGTTTGCGGACCCGGAGAGTTACCAGGCTCTCAGCTATGAGGACACCCTTTCTCTCAAAGACGAGGTGGCGCCGCTGCTCCAGCCGGATATGGATGAGGCCAGCGCTGTGCGCTTCGATGCGCTGATGTACGGGATCGAGCTTGCCTATCTGGTAGGGAAGACCTACAAGAAGGCCCGGAAGGATCTGGTGAAGAAAGTCAGCGGCGTGGCCAGCGTGGCCAACATTCCGGAGATCCGGGCGCAGTCAGAGCTGATTGAAAAGATCCTGCATACCGATTACCTGGACAACGCCGGGATCAACGAGTTTGAGTATATCCGGGAGTGTCTGCGGAACCTGATGAAGTATCTGCCCCACGACGGCGCCATCTATCACACCAATTTCACAGACGACATCCTGTCCGTTGAGTGGAAGGAGTCGGAACTGGAAAACGACGACCTGAAAAACTACAAGGCCAAGGCGGAGTTCTATGTACGCCAGCACCAGGACAACATCGCCATCGCCAAGCTTCGCTCCAACATCCCGCTGACGGAGGAGGATGTGAGATCCCTGGAGACGATCCTCTGGAGCGAAGTAGGGACCCGGGAGGAGTACGAGGAGGCCTATCAGCAAAAGCCCCTGGGTGAGTTTGTCCGGGAGATCGTGGGCCTTGACATGAACGCCGCCAAGGAGGCCTTTGCCCAGTACCTGAATGATACCAATCTGGACAGCCGCCAGATCTACTTCGTCAACCAGATCGTGGAGTACATCGTTCGAAACGGCATGATGAAAGATCTGTCCGTCCTCCAGGAACCGCCCTTCACGGACCGCGGCAGCATCGTGGAGGTGTTTACGGACCTCACGCTGTGGAGCGGGATCAAGAGTGTGATCGACCGGATCAACGCCAACGCCGTGGCATAGATTTTGCCGCAGAAAAAGAGACTTCTGAATCCGGGGAGTCATATTTTATTGGCCCAGAGATTCTTGATCTGGCTCTTGGGTAGAACCACAGGCGTAATAGAATATACCCCTCAAATACTGCGTGGGAATAAACAATAAAAGGAAGAGGTGCGGCCATGGCAGGCAGACGGATCTGTGCCGGGTACTACCGGCGGTATGACGGCAAGGTGATCTATGTCATTTCTGCGGCCACCGACGCCGACACTGGCGAAGAGATGGTCATCTGGACTACCTACCCCTTTGCGACTGTCCCCAGATACTACACCTCCAGCAAAAAATCCTTCTGTGCTTTTTTGGAAGTGAACGGAGAGCGGAAAACCAAGTACAAACGGCTGGTCAATATGAAGACCTCCGGGGAAGCCATAGAGCGGCTGGAGGAAGAGGGCTTTCGGGGACCGGTTCGTAAACGAAAAAATTGGCAACTGGATGAAGCTTATGACTCCCGAGATTATCAGCAATCTCTTACCTACTACGCATATGCAAAAGATCTCTGCGAGCACTACAACTTCGACCGGAACAAATATCGCCTCTGCGTAAAGGAAAAGAGATACGCTGCCATCACCAAAAGTGACTTCGCCAGACTGAAAGAGGACCTGCAGTTTCTGGACAATGCCCTGAAAACGGTGCTGGCTGCATATCAGAATTATTTCCGGGAGCGGTTCGTGGACGGCCTGTCCATCCGCAGGTACGCGGATGCCCATCAGCTGAACCGCGGCAGCGTGGACTATCAGCAAAAGAAATTCTTCTCTGCTCTGGCCTCTCTGCTGAAAGAGCGGGACGAGGCGGAGGGTACATGCCGGCTGCTGAAACCAGCACACAAGTAAATCATCCAACCGAAAACGGAGCGTCTGCGACAAAGCAGGCGCTCCGTTTTTTCTGTCAAATGTATGTCAGTGGGATATATTTTTCCCAATACAAGTAGAGAGACAACTCGGACACCATCGAAAATTATGTCAAAACTATGTCACATGTAAATGTTCTCGGCTAAAGAAGTAGAGGGAGATTTGAGAGCGTGGAGTATTACAGCGGCTACTTGCCAGCAAGATTGCTAAATCAAACCGCTTCAGTTTGGCCGAAACTCTGAATTATATTTTTGAGGGTTTTAAAATGTGCTCTTTCTTTCCCTGTACATTGGAAAGGAGCTGAAACCATGGCAAAGAACAAGCGGGGCAGCGGCAGCGTCCACCTGAGAAAGGACGGCCGCTGGGAGGGCCGCATCGTGGTGGGCCGCGACCAGCGGGGCTATCCCAAGACGAAAAACTGTCTGGCCAGGACCAAGAAGGAGTGCCTGGAAAAGCTCAAGGCCCTGCGGGCGTCGTGCGAGGCGCCGGAGAAACAGGAGCGCCCCATGGGACCGGGCATGACCTTCGGGGAGTGGATGGACTTCTGGTACCGGAACTACTGCCGCCCCGGCCTCCGCCCCAACACTCAGAGCGCCTACGAGGCCATGATCTACAAGCACATCCTGCCGGCCCTGGGGAACATCCCCCTGGGGAAGCTGACTCAGCTGGACCTCCAGCAGTTTTACACACAATTAAAGACCTCCGGGCGGCTGATCCGGCGGGAGCTCTACGGGCCGGGCCTCTCGGACCGCACGGTCCGCAGCTGCCACGCCAACTGCCGGGCGGCCCTGGACAAGGCGATGGCGGAGGGCCTGATCGCCGCCAACCCCGCCGACGGCTGCCGCCTGCCGCCCAAGAAGGGCCGGGAGATGCAGGTGCTGAACCGGGAGGAATTGCAGCGGCTGCTGATCCAGGCCAAGGCGGAGGGCTGCTACGAGCTGTTTCTGCTGGAGCTGTCCACGGGCCTGCGGCGGGGCGAGCTGCTGGCCCTCCAGTGGGAGGACCTGAACGAGGAGACCGGGGAGCTGCGGGTGGAGCGACAGGTGACAAGGACAAACGGGCACCTGGCGGTTTCCACGCCCAAGACGAAGGCGTCGGTCCGGACGCTGGTGCTGCCGATGCCGGTGGTGGAGGCGCTGCGGGAGTACCGGGCTTCCGTCCGCTCCCGCTGGATGTTTCCATCGCCCAAGAACGAGGACGCGCCCCGGGACCCGGCCAGCTGCCGGAAAAAGCTGGAGGCCATCCTGGAGCGGGCCGGATGCCGCCGCGTCCGGTTCCACGATCTCCGCCACACCTTCGCAACGGAGGCCCTGGAACACGGCATGGACGTCAAGACCCTCTCGGCGGTGATCGGCCACGTGTCGGCGGCCACGACCCTGGACATCTACACCCACGTCACCGATCAGATGCGGACCCAGGCGGCGGAGAAGATCGACCGCCGGATGGGCGGAAAGCCCGCCGCCCGGCGCCGGAAGAAACAGAGCGCCAGGACCATGACTGACTTCCAGGCCCAGCCCGGCACCCGGCGGCGGCCGGGGACCGGCTGCGTCACCCAGATCAATGACCATCTCTGGGAGGGCCGGTATTCCCCCAAGTGGCCCGACGGGAAGAAGCACCCCCGCAACATCTACGCCCACTCCCTGGCGGAGTGTGAGGAAAAGCTGGCGGCCATGATCCGGGAAGTGCAGGCGGAGATGGCCGCAGCGAAGGCGGCCATGGGCGCATGAAAAACACCCGCCGGGGATGCCCCGGCGGGTGTGTGCTTCCTATGAAAAAGAGGTGTTTTTCCGGGCGCTGTCCCGGAAGCGGAACGCGCCGCACCTTCTCCGTTTTGCACAAACGGCGCCTTTCGGATGGGGAAACGGCGGTCCGGCAGGGGAGAAGCAACTGTGGTACAGACTGTGGTCACCGGGGAAACGGAAAAATCAGCCGAATGAATATAACAAAAAAGTTACGATTTTTGCAGAAAATAAGCAAAAACCGTAACTTTTTTGGTCCGAGTGGCGGGATTTGAACCCACGGCCTCTTGGTCCCGAACCAAGCGCGCTACCAACTGCGCTACACCCGGATGCAGCTTGATTATTATACGGAATTTTCCTGCCGATGTCAAGGGGAAATCCCCTGCCGTGCAAATTGTGCCTGTCCGGCATATTCCCCGCCGGCCGGTCATACACTGCGGAAGAGACTGAACAAGGGGGGAGCGCCATGACTTCACGGCAGGCGGGGCGGCGGATTGGGACCATCGCCGCGGAACACAGGCCCGCGGACCGGAGAAAGCGAGGCGGAGCGCGGCAGTCGGGGAAGCAGAAGAGCGCGCCCCTGGGGCCGAAGGACAGGCGGCGGCTGGGCCAGCTGGTGGCCTGCGGCGCCATCTTCGTGCTGCTGGTGGCGGTCAAGCTGCTGCTGCCGGGGAAGATGGACGCGGTGAACGCCCGGCTGTCCGGCCTGCTGCATCAGAACATGGACGTGCAGGCGGTGTTTTCCGCCGTGGGGGATGCCGTGACCGGGGAACAGGACGTGGGCGGCAGCCTGCGGGAGGTATATCAGGCCGTGTTCCAGCCCCAGGAGGCTGGCGAGGCCGTGGAGACCGCCAGTTCTGCCGGGCCCGCCCTGGCGCTGGAAACGCCCTCCGCCCTGGAAAGCCTCACGGTGTTCCGCCCTGCCGCCGGGGACAAAGCGGCGGCGGACAGCGATGCGGCAGAGGCCGCCGACCCGGAGGCAACGGCCGGGACGCAGACCGCCGGAGAGGAGACGGCGGGGGAGACGGGAGCGGAGGTCTCCACTTTGGCCTATGTGCTCTACTCCGACAATAACCTGCCGGAAAACGTGAACCTGGAGCAGGCCCTGCTGGGCTTTGACTACTGCACGCCGGTCATGGGGGTCCTCAGCTCCGGCTTCGGCTACCGGGAGCACCCGGTGGAGGGGGAGGAGCGGTTCCACTACGGCATCGACATCGCCGCCGACACCGGCACGGCCATCGGCTGCTTTGCCGACGGCACCGTCACCGCCGTGGGGGACAGCAGCAGCTACGGCAAGTATCTGATCGTGGAGCACGCGGGGGGCTTTTCCACCCTGTACGCTCATTGCAGCAGGATCATCGCCGCCTCCGGCCAGGCGGTGAAGGAGGGAGAGACCATCGCGGAGGTGGGCCAGACCGGCGTGGCCACGGGACCCCACCTGCACCTGGAGCTGCACCAGGGGGAGCGGTACTTGAACCCCATCTACTATGTGGCCCTTGCGTAAGATGGAGGTGCGGGTGTCCGCGGGCGCCTGCCTGCTGGTGGGGTGGTTCGCCGTGGTGAACGGCTGGCATCTGACGGGGCTGGTCCTGTCCGCCGCGGCCCTCCACGAGCTGGGGCACCTGGCGGCGCTGCGGCTGCTGGGCGGGGCGGTCACGGCCCTGCGGATCAGCGTGTTCGGAGCGGAGCTGGCGGCGGAGGGCGGGCGGCTGTCCTATGGCCGGGAGCTGGCGGCGGTGCTGGCGGGCCCGCTGACGAACCTGCTGGCAGGGCTTGCCCTGGCCCGGCTGGGATATCCGGCGGCGGCCGGCGCCCACCTGGTGCTGTGCGCGTTCAATCTGCTGCCGGTGCGGCCCCTGGACGGGGGACGGGCGCTGTATCTGGCTGCGGCCTGGGCGGCGGGGCCGGCGGCGGGGGAGGCCCTGTGCCGCTGGATCGGAGGCTGCGCCGCGCTGTCTTTAGCCACGGTCCTGGCATGGGTGATGGTCCGCAGCGGAGGGAGCTTGTGGCTGCTGCCGGCGGCGGTGGGACTGGCCATGGCCGGCGGCCGGGAGCTGCTGTGCGAAAACGGGAACGGGAAGTTTTTGTGAAATAATGCTTGCATTTGCATCCAGGTTGTGGTATCCTATCAGGGCTACAAAGGG encodes:
- a CDS encoding site-specific integrase, yielding MAKNKRGSGSVHLRKDGRWEGRIVVGRDQRGYPKTKNCLARTKKECLEKLKALRASCEAPEKQERPMGPGMTFGEWMDFWYRNYCRPGLRPNTQSAYEAMIYKHILPALGNIPLGKLTQLDLQQFYTQLKTSGRLIRRELYGPGLSDRTVRSCHANCRAALDKAMAEGLIAANPADGCRLPPKKGREMQVLNREELQRLLIQAKAEGCYELFLLELSTGLRRGELLALQWEDLNEETGELRVERQVTRTNGHLAVSTPKTKASVRTLVLPMPVVEALREYRASVRSRWMFPSPKNEDAPRDPASCRKKLEAILERAGCRRVRFHDLRHTFATEALEHGMDVKTLSAVIGHVSAATTLDIYTHVTDQMRTQAAEKIDRRMGGKPAARRRKKQSARTMTDFQAQPGTRRRPGTGCVTQINDHLWEGRYSPKWPDGKKHPRNIYAHSLAECEEKLAAMIREVQAEMAAAKAAMGA
- a CDS encoding M23 family metallopeptidase, whose protein sequence is MTSRQAGRRIGTIAAEHRPADRRKRGGARQSGKQKSAPLGPKDRRRLGQLVACGAIFVLLVAVKLLLPGKMDAVNARLSGLLHQNMDVQAVFSAVGDAVTGEQDVGGSLREVYQAVFQPQEAGEAVETASSAGPALALETPSALESLTVFRPAAGDKAAADSDAAEAADPEATAGTQTAGEETAGETGAEVSTLAYVLYSDNNLPENVNLEQALLGFDYCTPVMGVLSSGFGYREHPVEGEERFHYGIDIAADTGTAIGCFADGTVTAVGDSSSYGKYLIVEHAGGFSTLYAHCSRIIAASGQAVKEGETIAEVGQTGVATGPHLHLELHQGERYLNPIYYVALA
- a CDS encoding haloacid dehalogenase-like hydrolase produces the protein MNNQKYQREPKEDRPVIAICYDFDKTLTPDDMQAQGYIQSVGYDVGDFWVESNGLAECNDMDQNLAYMYKMIEKAQGRVLFTKDTLAEYGAKVSLFPGVEGWFERIRRYGEEHGVIVEHYIISSGLKEMIEGTAVAKNGAFKKIYASSFYYDGYGVAKWPAQVVNYTNKTQFLFRIEKGVLDINDPGVNESFSPEEMRVPFRNMIYIGDSDTDIPCMKLVTTYGGHSIGVYNAETGDKAKVYKMMRDGRVRYYAPADYSEGTELDTLVKAIIDRTVTNEALESIYYKCRRECIQADRQSSEEERRKVDLLIALENSRSFATTHSVIAELKNIDQWNPDEREALFEIAVNNSQVFYILQDTDVKAFYKSLARSVKVLSPNAQRVIDAMEAGES
- a CDS encoding DEAD/DEAH box helicase family protein, which gives rise to MTNFDFLLSDPQFTAFGEMAVAAERIYHIDPAACVLNCRRAMEFAVKWMYSVDGGLVMPYDDRLASLMDTEDFRAIVDRDLWQRLKYIRQTGNAAAHTGKKITSAQARLCLENLWYFMDFIACCYGTTYTAGAFDPALLEQQTAAPAPAPVPEVDLAALMAENEALRAELTARREAQQSGYIPKPLDLSEYKTRKLYIDAMLTDAGWTEGKDWINEVELPGMPNKSEVGYADYVLYDDAHRPLAVIEAKRTCVDPAKGRQQARLYADLLEQKYGRRPVIFLTNGFDTRLDDGAYPERRVAAFYSKRDLEKLFNLRAMRTSLKYIQVNRDIAGRYYQEGAIKAPCQALAQNRRKALLVMATGSGKTRTVIALVDVLLQHGWVKNVLFLADRNSLVTQAKRSFVNLLPDLSVTNLCEEKDNYTAHCVFSTYQTMMNCIDSVEDGEGKLFTVGHFDLVICDEAHRSIYNKYRDIFNYFDAPLVGLTATPKDEIDKNTYEVFELESGVPTYGYELAQAVKDGFLVDFLTVESKLKFLEEGISYDDLPEEEKAVYENTFTDENGELPERIESSALNEWLFNEDTIRLALNLLMTNGLKIEYGEKLGKTIIFAKNHRHAEKILEVFGKEYPHLPGYAKVIDNYMTYAQSAIDEFSDPKKLPQIAISVDMLDTGIDVPEVLNLVFFKKVMSKAKFWQMIGRGTRLCPGLIDGEDKNKFYIFDLCGNFEFFRMNKGKASANQMALQSAIFYLKAQIVYKFQDLAYQTQELIPFREKLVSEMLVKVQELDRENFAVRQHLRYVEKFADPESYQALSYEDTLSLKDEVAPLLQPDMDEASAVRFDALMYGIELAYLVGKTYKKARKDLVKKVSGVASVANIPEIRAQSELIEKILHTDYLDNAGINEFEYIRECLRNLMKYLPHDGAIYHTNFTDDILSVEWKESELENDDLKNYKAKAEFYVRQHQDNIAIAKLRSNIPLTEEDVRSLETILWSEVGTREEYEEAYQQKPLGEFVREIVGLDMNAAKEAFAQYLNDTNLDSRQIYFVNQIVEYIVRNGMMKDLSVLQEPPFTDRGSIVEVFTDLTLWSGIKSVIDRINANAVA